TGCGACGTCGCGCGGAACCTCAAGACGCGGTTCACGTTCGAGCCGGGGGAGGAGCTCACGGCACGCTGGTCCCCGGACGGGCGGTCGCTGGCCTACGTTTCCAATCGCGGCGCCCAGCAGGGCCTCTACCGCAAGCAGGTCGAGGGCTCAGGCGTGGAAGAGCTGCTGTACGCGTCGGAATCCGTGAAGCTCCCGAGCGGCTTTTCGCCGGACGGAAAGCTCCTCGCCTATCAGGAGCTTGGTACCGAGACGAACTTCGACATCTGGATCCTGCCGCTGACGGGAGACCGGAAGCCGTATCCGTTCCTCAAGACCAGCTTCAACGAGGCCAACGCCGCTTTTTCTCCCGACGGGAAGTGGCTGGCGTACGACTCGAACGAGTCCGGCCGGAACGAGGTCTACGTGGCCCCGTTCCCCGGCCCCGGCCGAAAGTGGCAGGTCTCGGCCCAGGGCGGGGGGTATCCCTCCTGGCGTCAGGGCGGGAAGGAAATCCTCTATCAGGAGCTGCAGACGAACAGGGTCTTCTCCGTTCCCGTGACCCTCAAGGGCGATACGCCGGACTTCGGGCGGGCCGCGGAGCTCTTCGTGGCGCCGCAGCCCCTCGCGGGAATCGCGTCGCGATGGGACGCGACGGCAGACGGAAAAAAGTTCATCGTGATCCGGCCGAATCAGACGCGGGAGACAGGGTCGTTGACCCTCGTCGTGAACTGGACGGCGGAGCTGAAGGGGAAGAAATGAGCCCGATTACGCTCGCCGTCTTCGAGGCCAGCCTGAAGCGCTGCGAGGCGCGTCCCGACTTCTTCGACGTGTTCTACGCGAGGTTCCTTGCGTCCTCCCCGGACGTGGCCGAGAAGTTCAGGGGCACGAACTTCGAACGCCAGAAGGAGCTGCTGCGCATTTCGCTCCATCACCTTCTTCTCGTCGCGCGCGATTCCAAGCAGGGACCGGACCCATATCTCGAGGACATCGCCGTCAAGCACGGGTCCGGCCATCTCGCGATCGGCGCCCACATGTACGACCTCTGGCTGGACAGCCTGCTCGAGACCGTTCGCGAGTGCGACCCCGAGTGCTTCCCGGAGGTCGAGACCGCCTGGGAGGAAGTCATGATGGTCGGGATCCACTACCTGTGCGCGAACTACGAGGGGCGGCACCGCAAGTGACGCTCGCCGCCGGCAGCCGCCTCGGGTCGTACGAAATCCTCTCGCCGCTCGGCGCGGGAGGGATGGGCGAGGTCTATCGTGCGACCGATTCGCGACTCGGGCGGTCGGTTGCGATCAAGGTGCTGCCGGAAGATTTCCTCGAAAGTGAAGAGAGCAAGCTCAGGTTCGAGCGGGAAGCGCGCACGCTTGCGTCGCTGAATCATCCGAACATCGCCCATCTCTATTCATTCGAGGAAATCCCCGGCTCTTCCGCGTCGTCTCCGCGCCACCTTCTCGTCATGGAGCTCATCGAGGGCGAGACGCTCATGGAGCGCCTCGCCGGCGGCCCGCTCCCGCCCGAGCAGCTCCTGAAGGTCTCGGTCGAGATCGCGGCCGCGCTCGAGGCGGCGCATCACGCCGGCATCATCCACCGCGACCTCAAGCCCGGGAACGTCATGCTGACGAAGTCCGGCGTGAAGCTCCTCGACTTCGGCCTCGCGAAGGTGGCGGCGCCGGCGGTGAAATCGTCCTCGGTGACGTCGCTCCCTACCGAGATGCCGCGGGCGATCACGCAGCAGGGGACGATCCTCGGGACGTTCCAGTACATGGCGCCCGAGCAGCTCGAGGGCAAGGAATCCGACGCGCGCAGCGACATCTTCTCCTTCGGAGCGGTGATCTACGAGATGGCGACCGGGAAGAAGGCCTTCGACGGGAAGAGCCACGCCGCCCTGATCTCGTCGATCCTCAAGGACGAGCCGCCTCCCGTCTCGGCGGCCGCGCCCATGACGCCTCCGGCG
The window above is part of the Acidobacteriota bacterium genome. Proteins encoded here:
- a CDS encoding globin; translation: MSPITLAVFEASLKRCEARPDFFDVFYARFLASSPDVAEKFRGTNFERQKELLRISLHHLLLVARDSKQGPDPYLEDIAVKHGSGHLAIGAHMYDLWLDSLLETVRECDPECFPEVETAWEEVMMVGIHYLCANYEGRHRK